The DNA window AAGACCTTTCTGCTATATATTTAATGGAGCTCCTGAATTCTGCTTTTATAATCGGGCTAACATTGACTCCTATAATTTTAACGCAATCTTTGCGTATCGTAGAAACAGGGAAGTTCTTAAATAAACCTCCGTCAACATAATAATGTTGGTTGATTTCCACAGGGCGGAAAATGATAGGTACCGAACATGATGCTATAACGGCCGGTATTAAAGCTCCTGTAGAAAAGACCTTTGTTTCGCCATATTCTATATCAGTAGCGACAGTCCGCAGGGGTATTTTCAAATCCTCAAAGGTTTTAGCTCGGAGGTGCTTTTTTAGAAATGAACGAAACCCATCGCTTTTGAAAAAGCCTCCATGTGGTATCGTAAATTCAGCAAACTCTCTGAATACCTTCTTTTTGAAGAATGATAGTATTTCCTCAGGGGTATACCCATCCGCATATAATACTCCGGCAAAAGCTCCTGCGCTGGTTCCGGATATAATTTGAGGATAA is part of the Dysgonomonas mossii genome and encodes:
- a CDS encoding patatin-like phospholipase family protein, with translation MSPEKNIYQLGLSLSGGGAKGFAHLGVLQALNEIGLYPQIISGTSAGAFAGVLYADGYTPEEILSFFKKKVFREFAEFTIPHGGFFKSDGFRSFLKKHLRAKTFEDLKIPLRTVATDIEYGETKVFSTGALIPAVIASCSVPIIFRPVEINQHYYVDGGLFKNFPVSTIRKDCVKIIGVNVSPIIKAEFRSSIKYIAERSFHYMSGSNTLLDRNLCDYLIESTSLSQYSMFDLEHVEEIYRAGYNLTTNFFEDKKEALTKDFPHINLTCITHAQ